CAAAAGGGCAGCCTGCTGGTCACCACCTTCACCTCGGTGGCCTACCAGAAGCTCCTGGCCGGGGCCCAGGACAAGAGTCCGGGAAGTGACGGAGCCTGGCCGCAAGAGAAGCTGGCTCGCTGGCAAGCCGCCCACGCCCGGATCCCGGTTCACCGGCGCGAGGCGCTGCTGGGAGGGTGGATGCTGCGTTCCACCGACGGCGGCGACACCTGGTCGGCCCCTTACCGGGTCCCCGTCAACAGCCCCCACGGACCCATTCCGCTCTCCGACGGACGATTGCTCTACCCGGGAAAGCAGTTCGGCCACGGCGAGGGCCGGATCGGGGCGTGCGAATCCACCGACGACGGCATGAGCTGGCGCTGGGCCGGAGGGATTCCCGTCCGTCCGGGCGACAGCCAGCACAACTATCACGAGTTGCATGGCGTCGAGGCCGCCGACGGCACCCTCATCATCCAGATCCGGAACCACAACGAAGTCAACGAACGGGAGACCCTCCAATCCGAATCGAGTGACGGTGGCCGGACCTGGTCGATGCCCCGGCCCATCGGCGTTTGGGGGCTTCCCTCCCACCTGCTCCGCCTCCGGGACGGCCGGCTGGTCATGACCTACGGGTACCGGCGCCGGCCCTACGGCAACCAGGCCCGGCTGAGCACCGACCACGGCCGGTCCTGGTCCGAACCGGTCACGCT
This window of the Acidobacteriota bacterium genome carries:
- a CDS encoding sialidase family protein — translated: MKLNRREMIRTAAAVTSVTTFSSSRRVRAGAIRETSVVSLRPHLYHGWPTVARRSGGELLVVCSGGREGHVCPFGWVELMRSHDEGRTWTWPRILMDGPLDDRDAGVVETQKGSLLVTTFTSVAYQKLLAGAQDKSPGSDGAWPQEKLARWQAAHARIPVHRREALLGGWMLRSTDGGDTWSAPYRVPVNSPHGPIPLSDGRLLYPGKQFGHGEGRIGACESTDDGMSWRWAGGIPVRPGDSQHNYHELHGVEAADGTLIIQIRNHNEVNERETLQSESSDGGRTWSMPRPIGVWGLPSHLLRLRDGRLVMTYGYRRRPYGNQARLSTDHGRSWSEPVTLSADGHSGDLGYPSTVELNDGTLLSIWYEKLASSPRAVLRQARWSL